The genomic segment TAGAATCCCTGCAGAATATCAGTTATTATGCATTAATTGGTGGATATAAACATCCTTTTATTGATATTCATACCCGCAAATACATTAATGAAGCGTGTTTTGAAGATATAGTTGTTCTTTATGAATTTGATGAAGAGTTACGTGGGATTTTCTTTAAGTATTTATGCCGCGTGGAAAGAAAAATGCGTTCGTCCATTTCTTATCACTTCTGTAAAAAACATGGAGAACGTCAAGAAGAATATCTCAACTCCAATAATTACGGCAATATTCCCAAAAATAAAAATGGAATTACCAAATTAATCAAAATGCTAGATATGATGGCAAACAAAAACAAGGATCACGAATATCTTGTTTACCAGCGTAACAAATATCATAATATTCCGTTATGGGTGATTATGAATACCCTTACTTTTGGTCAGATATCCAAAATGTTTGAATTCTTACCTCAAAATATGCAGGGAGCAATTTGCCAGGATTTTGGAAATGTCAAGAAAAATGAAATGATAAAATATTTAAAGGTATTAACGCTGTACCGAAATGTATGTGCTCATAACGAAAGATTGTTTTTCTATCACACATATATTGATATTCCAGATACATTGTTACATGAAAAATTAAGCATTTCTAAAAACGGTTCAAAATACATATATGGAAAAAATGACTTGTTTAGTGTAGTCATTACTTTTCGTTATCTACTTCCAAAGACCGATTTTTTACTGTTTAAAAAGCAACTATTGCATATTTTTGACCGATATGAAAAGCAGAATTCAAATTTGAAGTTGAATGATCTTTTTGAATATATGGGATTTCCTAGTAACTGGAAAGAAATAACAAAATTTCGCAAAATATAAGTGGAGATATTAGCAAAAATATTTCCACTTATATTTAAAGCTATTCTATTTTCTGCGATTTCTTCGTACTATTCAACCCATCCACCCAATTACACAAAATCACAATCGTCTCATAATTTACATTGATATATGTACGCCACCTTTGCGACCGCCAAGGACTTTCCTGCCCTTCAGATCTTCCCATTTAAAATCCGGCATTTCTTCTCTTGCCACAAGGAAATTTCCGGCCCGCTGGGTAAGCTGTGCAAAGTTTACAACAGGATCAGTAGCTCCTTCCTGATAGGCATAGATAGATGCTTCTGCTCCCATAAATCCGATATCCGCCTCGCCGGATATGACGGCAGTCATAGTTTTATCTGCCCCAAAGCCAGTTATAAGCGTCATATCAAGCCCCTCATCTTTAAAATATCCCTCTTCGATTGCCACATACTGCGGTGCATAAAAGATGGAATGGGCTACTTCATTTAAGGTAACTTTTGCAAGCTTCGCCTCATCTTTCTTTGCAGCAAACACTCCCAGAGGCAGTGCAGTCACCGCCAGAACGACTGCTGTCGCCAGTGTGATCCATTTTTTATTTTTCATGCAGATACTCCTTTAACAACCGTAGCAAGAATTCCCTCACCTCTATAGGGACGCCACTGAAAAAGTGGTCGTAAAATCATATATCTGATATAATTAAGGTATCATAATTGTCGGAGGTTGAAATGTTATCATCCCAACTTAAACTTAGCCTTAGTTATTATTCAGATTTATATGACATGATTGTTCCAAAAGATCATATTCTAAGAAAAATCAGGGAATTGGTCGATTTTTCTTTTATATATGATGAATTAAAAAATAAATATTGCCTTGATAATGGACGTAATGCAAAAAACCCTATATTGCTATTTAAATATCTGCTTTTAAAATATCTTTATAACCTTTCTGATAATGGTGTTGTTGAAAGATCACGATATGATATGTCTTTTAAATATTTTCTGGAATTAACGCCAGAAGAAGAGGTTATCCATCCTAGTCTTTTAACCAAATTCAGAAAGCAGCGTTTAAAAGATGAAAATATACTTGATCTGCTCATAAATAAAAGTGTAGAACTTGCCATAAATCAAGGTGTTTTAAAAAGCAATACTATAATTGTTGACTCAACTCATACAGAAGCCCGTTATCATAAAACTACTCAGAGAGAAATGTTGAAAAAAGCCTCTACTTCTTTAAAAGCAGCTTTAAAAGATTCTGATAAAGACATTTATCTGCCAGATGAACCTGAAAAACGAGCTTCTTTAGATGAGTATAATGAATACTGTCATGAATTATTAAACACAGTTCAGGAAAGTCCGTATTCAGAACTGCCAACGATTAAAGAAGAATCTTCTATGTTATCCGAAATTTTGGATAATCAGATTGATTGTTATGATCAATCCATTGACCCGGATGCCCGGATTGGCCATAAAGCGGTCAATTCTTCTTTTTACGGATACAAAACTCATTTGGCCATGACAGATGAACGGATTATCACAGCAGCAACAATCACATCTGGCGAAGCATTTGATGGTCAGGAACTTCCAGTACTGGTTCAAAAAAGTAAAGCAGCAGGTGCAACCGTTAATGAAGTAATAGCAGATACCGCATATTCCACACTGGAAAATTTAAAAGATGCACAAAGCAATGACTATAAATTAATTTCAAAGCTTAACCCGAGCATCATAAAAGGGACTCGTTCAGAGGACGGCTTTATCTTTAATAAAGATGCGGATACCATGCAGTGCCCAGCGGGGCATTTGGCTATAAAATATCGAATTGACAAACGTAGTAATCAGAAAAAGAATACACGTATCAAATATTTTTTCGATATTAATAAATGCCATGTCTGTCCTTATCGTAATGGCTGCTATAAAGAAAATGCAAAAACCAAAACGTATAGTATCACTATTAAATCGGATTATCATAAAAATCAAGAAGCGTTTCAAAAAACACAATATTTCAAGGAACGTTTCAAAACCCGCCATATGATAGAGGCAAAAAATAGTGAATTAAAAAATATACACGGATATAGTCGTTGTGACGCTGCTGGACTATCAAACATGCAACTTCAAGGAGCAGTATCAATATTTGCAGTCAATTTAAAACGAATTTTAAAACTAAAGGGATAAGTCTGCCCAAATGAGGAAAAATAGGAAAATTCATCTCTCAAAAGGGTAGATTTTGTATCCCTCAAAACACTATTTTAGCAATATTTTATTATCAAGGAACATTTTTGCACATATTTGACGCCCTGTGATACTAAACTTACCACTTTTTCAGTGGCGTCCTATAGGTGATGGGATGAATTGCACATTCGAGCATGTCTGCTCAAATTCATAAAAAATCACAAAAACACTTGTTCTGATACAATAAATATATTATAATAGAAAAAAAGAACAATATGCTCTTGAAAATTGGACGGTCGAAATAAGCAATAAGTGAGTGTACATAATAATTCTCATTCTGTGTTGTTAGCTGATCATGGTTATGAAATATAGCAGAAAGATGCTGGACGATAAAATGTTAGAGAGAGCAAAAGAAATCTTTGAAATATAGCACCTGTTGGAACAATCCATCAGTATATAGAAAGTCAGGGTGAGAAAGATAAACCGGGCAGTAAAAATAAGGATTTATCCCAATAAAGAACAGATAACTCAGATAGAAAAAACGATCGGCTGCAGCCGTTTTCTCTATAACCGGATGCTTGCGGATAAGATCCGTTATTATCAGGAAGAAAAAAAGATGCTGAAAAATACGCCGGCCGGATATAAAAAAGAATATCCATGGCTGAAAGAAGTGGATTCTCTTGCGCTGGCGAATGTACAGTTAAATCTGGAAGGGGCTTTCCGGAAATTTTTCCGGGAACCGGGAGTGGGATTTCCGCATTATAAATCAAAAAAACATTCGCGGAAATCCTATACAACGAATATGGTAAATGGGAATATCTGTTTGCAGGACAGATTCCTGAAACTGCCAAAGATGCAGCCGGTAAAAATAAAACTCCACCGTATGATCCCGGAGGGATGGAAGCTGAAATCAGTGACTGTGAGCAGGGAACCGTCCGGGAAATATTTTGCCAGCCTGTTGTTCGACTGTGAAAACCAAACAGCGGAGAAAAGACAGGCGGAAAAATTCCTGGGGATGGATTTTGCCATGCATGGGATGTGTGTATTTTCTACGGGTGAAAGAGCCGGATATCCCATGTTCTACCGGAATGCAGAGAAAAAACTTGCCCGGGAACAGAGAAAACTTTCCAGATGTGAAAAGGGCAGCCGTAACTATCAGAAACAGAAGAAAAAGGTTGCTTTATATCATGAAAAGATAAAGAACCAGAGGAAGGATTTCCAGCATAAGCTCAGCCACAGCCTTGCAGAAGACTATGACGCAGTATGTGTGGAGGATCTGAACCTGAAGGGGATGGCCGGAGGCCTGCATTTCGGAAAAGGGATACAGGATAACGGATACGGTCAGTTCCTTTCCATGCTTGGATATAAGCTGGAAGAACGTGGAAAATATCTGATAAAAGTAGACAGATATTTTGCATCCAGTAAGATATGCAGCGTATGCGGACATAAGAAGAAAGAGCTGGCATTATCAGAACGGATATACCTATGCGAATGTGGAAACCGGATGGACCGGGATGTGAATGCGGCGGTCAATATTCTGAAAGAAGGAAAAAGAATATATAAAAAATGTGCATAATAGCACAGAAAAGATCCGTAACCGGATAAAAAAGAACCGCGGGACACGCGGGGATAGCCTGTTTTAGCTTTGCCCTGAAGGGCAATTGAGCAGGAAGCTCCCACTTCAAAATCTGTAAGATTTAAGTGGCGGGAGCATGTCACGAGATTTCTGCTCTTAGAATATGCTGCAAATCTCAAATGGTGTATGCGCTAACTGTTGTCATGCATAAAAATATGTGTTAAAATAACCACCGAAACTGGTTCGAAACCCTCCCAGTATAAAAAACTAGGCAAAGTAAAAAATATTGCGGTCGCTTATGAGTTATCATAAGCGGTCTGTTTGCTGATGCTTTTGTTTATTGAGGGATAAACAAAAGTATTTTTTTTGCTTTGACAGAAAGGAATTAAATGAAAAAAAGAAAAGTAATTATTGATTGTGATCCGGGGATTGATGACAGTCTTGCGATTATGCTTGCACTGAAATCACCGGAGATCGAAGTGATCGGAATCACCATTGTGTGTGGAAATTCACCGGTGGAGATGGGATTTGGAAATGCAAAGAAAATCCTGAAGCAGATGAATCGTCTGGACGTTCCTGTGTACATTGGGGAAAGCACTCCCTTAAGGCGGGATTACGTGAATGCTCTGGACACTCATGGAGAAGACGGGCTTGGTGAAAGCTTTCTGCCGGAAGTAACCGGTTATCATCAGCAGATCAGTGCTGTGGATTTTCTTGCTGATGTATTGAAAAAAGAGAAAGTATCCATAATCGAACTGGCACCTATGACCAATCTTGCCAGACTGATCCAGAAGGATAAAGAAGCATTTTCCTGTATTGAGGAAATTGTTTCCATGGGCGGTAGCTTTAAAAGTCATGGAAACTGTTCACCTGTTGCAGAATACAATTACTGGTGTGACCCGGACGGGGCTTCACTGGTATATGAGACACTCCATCAGAATGGCCAGAAAATCCATATGGTTGGGCTGGATGTGACGAGAAAGATTGTGCTCACGCCTGATCTGCTGGAGTATATGTGCCGTCTGAACAAAGAAACAGGGGAATTTGTAAAAAAGATTACGAAATTCTATTTTGATTTCCACTGGGAATGGGAGCATATCATTGGCTGTGTGATCAATGATCCCCTGGCAGTGGCATATTTTATCAATCCGGAACTCTGCAAAGGCTTTGATTCCTATGTACAGATTGAAACAGAGGGGATTTCTCTTGGGCAGTCTGTTGTGGACTCTATGAATTTCTATCGGAAAGCATCGAATGCGAGGGTGCTGACTGAGGTAGATGTGTATGGATTCTTTCAGATGTTTCTTTCAAGGATCCTTGATCAGGAACCGGAAAAACTGGATATTTTACAAGATTTAATACGAGGAGATTTAAAATGAAAACTGAAAAAATAAGTGTACAGAAAATCTGTATGATTGCTTTTGCTATCTGCATTAATTTTGTGGGAGGACAGATTGCTTTATTTCTGAAACTTCCTATTTATCTGGACAGTATCGGAACCGTATTTGTGGCTGCTGTTCTGGGTCCTTTTTATGGAATGTTGCCTAATCTGCTCAGCGGCCTGCTGATGGGAATGACTGTAGATATTTATTCCCTGTATTACGCTCCGGTAGGGATTCTTCTTGGTTTTGTGACAGGTCTCGTGTACAGAAAATTCCAGCCGAAAAAGTGGCAGATATTTCCGGCTGCTCTTGTGATCACACTTCCATCTACCATAATCAGTTCCTGTATTACGGCATTTTTATTTGGAGGAATTACTTCTTCCGGATCCACTGTTCTTGTACAGCTTCTGGCAAAAACACCTCTTGGAATGGTAGGAAGCTGTTTTGTAGTTCAGTTTATCACAGATTACATTGACAGGGTTCTGTGTATTGCAGTAGCAGCAGTTCTTATTACAGCGCTGCGTAAAAGTATGAAGGAGAATTTTGCCTGATGAAAGTCCTGATTACAGGCACAGCATCTGGGATCGGGAAAGGCTGTGCAGAATTTTTCCTGAAAGAAAATCATGAAGTCTATGGATTTGATAAAAATATATCCTCGATCCAACATCCGAAATATACTCATTTCTGTCTGGATATCAGAGACAAAAGCTCTTATCCGGAAATCGGACAGGTAGATATTCTGATCAATAATGCAGGGGTTCAGAATGGCGATGATATTGATGTAAATCTGAAAGGAACTATTTCTGTTACAGAACATTACGGCATTCATCCCAATATTTATTCCATTATTATGATTGGATCAGCAAGCGGGCATACAGGTTCTGAATTTCCGGAGTATGCAGCAAGTAAAGGAGGAGTCCTTGCCTATACGAAAAATGTGGCCATGAGGATAGCACCTTATCAGGCGACATGCAATAGTCTGGATTTTGGTGGGGTTATGACTGAACTGAACCGGCCGGTGATGGAGGATGAAAAGCTCTGGAATCAGATCATGGAACTCACACCTCTGAAACGATGGATGTCTGTGGAAGAGGCAGCAGAGTGGATTTACTTTATGGCGGTAAAAAACCGTTTCTGTACAGGCCAGAACATTCTAATTGACGGTCTGGAGGCCGGAAACTGCAATTTTATCTGGCCATAGAGTGGGTCTGAAAAATCATTCCTGCGATCTACTGTTATTTTGTGCCCGAATATGATAAAATGAGAAAATAGTGATAAAGATATTTCAAAGATAGAGAAAGTATTTAACAGGAGGCGCAAAAATTATGGATATCAAAGAACAGATTCATGGATTAACAGAGGAGATGCTTACCAATTTGGGAAGGCTGGTTGCCATTGATTCTCAGCTTGGCACTCCCGCAGAGGGGAAGCCTTTTGGAGAAGGACCTGCCAAAGCACTGGAAGAAGGTCTTAAGATTGCACAGGAGCTTGGATTTAAGACAGTCAATCTGGACAATTACTGTGGTTATGCAGAGATGGGTGAGGGTGATGAGATTGTTGGTATTGCCGGACATCTGGATATTGTACCTGTAGGCGGCGACTGGAGTTATGATCCTTTTAAACTGACACGCGAGGGTGATTATGTTTACGGTCGTGGAACAACAGATGACAAGGGACCTGTTCTGGAAGCTCTTTATGCAATGAAGCTTCTTCGCGATTCAGGTGTGAAGCTGAACAAGAGAGTACGTCTCATTATGGGATGTAATGAGGAAACAGGTTCCAAATGTATGGAACATTATAATGAAGTGGCAGAAGAATTATCCTGCGGCTTTACCCCGGATGCCAGTTTTCCATGTATTCATGGCGAAAAGGGGCTTCTGCAGATGATGGCTTATTCCAAGAACACGAAAATCATCTCTGCAGATGGAGGGTTTGTCTTTAACGCAGTATGCGATTCCTCCACAATAGTTGTTCCTGCCGAAGAAGGACTGAAGGAGAGACTGGAAGCTGTACTTGCAGAGACAAAGCTTCAGGAATATAAGGTAACAGAGGGAAATGGACAGATCAGTATTTATGCAAAGGGAGTTCCGGCACATGCCAGCACTCCGACTCTTGGGGTCAATGCAATAGGTGTTACTTTTGAATGTCTGGAGAAAGCAGGATTTAAGGACGATTTTGTGGAATTCTATAATACACATATCGGCACATCCTGCGATGGTGAAGGCATTGGACTGAAATTTGCAGATGAGTATGGCGAACTTACTCTTTGCAACGGTATGATCAAAACAGAGAATGATGTGATCTCCTGTACAATTGATATCAGAGTACCTGTAACATTGAAAGCAGATGAAGTCCGCAGGATGTGTGAGAGCAGACTTGAGGATGAGAATGGTCGTATAGAGATTCTGGGAATTGGTGATGCCTTATTCTTCCCAAGAGAATCCCCACTGGTAAATGCTTTATACAAAGCTTACACAGATGTAACAGGCGATACAGAGAACAAGCCGATGGTGATCGGCGGTGGAACTTATGCAAAATCTCTTAAGAATATCATTGCATTTGGACCTGAGAAGCCGGGAATTGATTATCGTATCCACAGCGCAGATGAATTTATTCTCGTATCCGGTATGGAAGAGGCAGTTCTGGTTTATATGGAAGCAATTAAGAATCTTCTGGCAATCTGATGAAAAATGATGGAGCAGCTATTAAATGGAGAGCAGAACATGAAGGCAGCAGTATTTTTCCCTGGTATTGGGTATCATTGTGACAAGCCACTTTTATATTATTCACGAAAGCTGGCGCAGGAATGTGGCTATGAAGAAACAATTGCATTAAGCTATACTTATGATGGCGGAAATATCCGGGGAAATGAAGAAAAAATGCAGCAGGCATTCGAAAGCCTTTATGAACAGGCAGAGAAAAGTCTTTCTGCCATTGACTTTGACAAATATGATGAAATATTATTTGTCGCAAAAAGCGTAGGCACGATCATAGCATCCGCATATGCAGAGAAACACAGCATCAGATGTCGGCAGATACTATACACACCATTGAAATACACATATAATTTTGTTCATAGAGATGCCATTGCCTTTATCGGAACTTCAGATCCATGGAGTATTGTTCCTGAAGTACAGGCTCTTTCACAAAAACAGCAGGTGCCAATGTATACTTATAAAAATGCAAACCATTCACTGGAAACAACAGATACACTGGAAAACCTGAAAATTCTCCAGGATGTTATGGGGAAAACCAAGGGATTTTTGGAGCGGAAATAAGAAAAAGCACATAATCATATTGAGTAGATATGGGTGAAGAAGTGTCAAGAAACTATTTCTTGACACTTCTTTTTGCTCCATGCTATACTCAATTAGACAAACTGTTATATGTGAAAGTGGTTTCCATAATGTCTTTTTAGGTGGTGATGTGAATATGAACTTTCAAGATCAGATACAGCAGATTTTTGGAACAACAGATATTCATGAACTGAAGCAGATATCCAGAGATGCCGACAATTACAGATGCTTGAATGCTGATATGAATAACAGCATTATTTCAGAAAAGAAAAAAAATACCGGAAGGAAAAATTCGTTTACAGAAGAACAGCTGGCACATATTTTGGCACTGCAGGACCGGGGAGAAAAAATTACAGATATTGCCAGACAGTATCACGTTTCCCGTCAGACGATTTACAGTCAGATAAAGCGAGCCTATAATTTTTCTGATGATCCGGATGTGAAAATGCGTATGAATTTCATGAATCATGATGATCTGTGTACAACGATAGATATTGATTTCAGGCATGAAAAAATTAAGATTAAAAACTATACAGATCAGATTATTTTCCGGGCATTTGGAGTTGTAACTGATCCGGATTGGGCTGATTTTGAATATTTTCTGGAAGAACGCTGTTTTCCCAGAACACGCGATCACAGGAAAGATATTCTGAGAGAGATGGGGCTTCCATTTTATGATCCGTTATTAATTATTGAAAAAACACAGGGGCGCATGTCAGATGATCATCAATGGATTATGATTCTAAAAAAGGAGGGCTGATCAAAAATGGAAATTCGCAATTTTGATGCATATTCTCCCTTGCATAAGAGCGGTCATACTTCCAAGGGAGATCAGCTCAAATGGAAAATTGATGACAGGTGGTATAAGGCTGATTATATGGGATATGAAGGTTTATCTGAAGTTCTTGTATCTGACCTTTTGCAGAAGAGTACCTGTCCTTTCCCTTTTGTTGAGTATGAAGCAGCTGTAATTGAGTATAATGGGAAAATATTTCAGGGCTGTTCCAGTTTGGATTTTCTGAAAGCAAATCAGGTTCTGATTCCGCTGGAAAAATTGTATCGTCGATATACAGGTGAAAGTCTGGCAGTAAAGCTCTCAGATTTTGCGGATGTTTCAGAACGCATTCAGTACCTGGTAACTCAGGTGGAAGAAATTACTAAAATAGATAATTTTGGAGCGTATCTGACTGCAATGCTGGAAATAGATGCGTTTTTCATGAATGAGGACAGACATACCAACAATATTGCGGTCATTTATAATGAAAAAACACAGAAATATGAACTGAGTCCTTTTTTTGATCAGGGACTTTGTATGTTTGCCGACATAAATCAGGATTATCCTATTGATCAGTCATTGGAATATTGTCTGGAAAAAATTGAGGCGAAGCCATTTAGCTCTGATTTTGATATACAGCTGGATGCAGCAGAAGAACTGTATGGCATTCAGATTGGTTTCCAATTTACCTTTAAAGATATTCAGATATACTTACAGAAGAATTCGGAAAATTATCCCAGGGAAGTAATAAGACGCGTGGAGCAGCTGTTAAGAGGGCAGATGCGTAAATATGGGTATCTGATGAAAAAATGATATTACAGAGAGTGTATGAAGTTACAGGCAGATAAAGGATAAAAAAGTCACTTATCTGCCTTTTCTGGTAAACTTTTTGTAACGGCTGTGAGGCGGAGACTGTCAAATCAGTCAATGATACTATACTGCATCATTTCATAATGTAATCTGCATCCTTCTGTAATCTCAAAGGGCAGAAGTGCCCGTGCTACGAGTTTTAACTCTTCTTCAGGCAGATCTGTTCTGCGAAGATGTGCATAGTCACCGTCAATAGATTCTACGATATAATCACAAACTAACATAAAAATCCTCCACTTTATATTTTGCGTAACGCAATGATCATATCTATAGAATACCACAGAGGAAAAGGGTATCACAAGTGCCTTCAGATTATATAGACATAAAAAGAGGGCAGTGTTATAATTTTTCCTAAAGAAAATGCATATGGGAGGTATCGCAATGTCTAAAGTTGTAAAGCTTTCATCCGTAATGGAAAGGGAAGAAAAATTAAAGGAAATCTATGAAGGTCTGGAAGAGATAAAAGATCAGCTGACAGCACTGATTGATGAGTATGAAGAAGAGGAGACACATACAGGAAAAGCAGATGAACTGATCGAAGCCCTGGATGCTCTTGAGGATGCTTCGGAAACCATAGAGGATGTGCTGGAAAATTAATGAAGGAGAAAGCATATTTTCACCTGCCCGGGCTGTTTGAGTTTTATGAGCTGTACCGGATGTTCCTGCCTTTATTCCGGGAACACAGGGAATATTTTTACGACTGGTGTGAAATTGGCTCCATATATGGTGCTCCGGCAGACTGTATCTGGGGTGGAGGCAGGGCTGGCTTCGGAGAGAATGACCCGGAGGAGGTTCTTGAACTGATGCAGGAATATGGGATTTCTGCCCGACTGACTTTCAGCAATTCCCTGCTTCGCCAGGAGCACCTTTCAGACAGAAAATGCAATGCACTGTGCCGGTTGTTTGAGAGAAACAGAGAACCGCAAAACGGCGTGATCATTTATTCAGAATTGCTCTTGGAATATATTAAGGAGCAGTATCCGGGACTCTATTTTGTTTCCTCCACTACCAAGGTTCTGACAGATTTTACACAGCTTGAGGAAGAAATCAGGAGAAAAGATTTCCATTATGTTGTGCCGGATTTCCGGCTAAACAAGGCTTTTGATAAGTTAAATACATTGTCTCAGGCTGAGAAGGACAAAGTAGAATTTCTCTGCAATGAATGCTGCTGGTTCGGCTGCAGGGACAGAAAAGCCTGCTATGAAACGGTCAGCCGCAAGAATCTGGGTGAAAACTGCCTGGAGCATTACTGCAAGGCACCGGAGAGAGAGAGGGGCTATCTTTTTTCAAAAGCTATAGAGAATCCAGGGTTTATTGGAATCAATGATATCCGGGATATCTATCTGCCAATGGGATTTTCAAATTTTAAAATAGAAGGAAGAGGACTCGGCAGTGCCCTGATACTGGAATTTCTGCTCTATTACATGACCAGACCGGAATACCAGATACATGTCAGAGAAAAAATATATCTGGACAGTATGCTGGATCTGTTTTGAGAGATTTATACCACCGCATTGTGTTACTATATGACAATGCGGTGGTTTTTCTGTCCGAAAAAGTATGTAGATACCTGAACTCGGTTGCCATAGCAGTGAAGTTTTCAAAATTATTCCGGAAACAGTTGACATAGCATATAGGTTCTTATATTATATAGATAACCGATATATAGACAATCTATACAATGGGAGGTGAATACTATGGCTATTGAAAAATCACTGGTTTCCGGGAGTATGACAATGCTTATACTGAAATTGCTGTCAGAAAAGGATATGTATGGATATGAGATGATCGATACCCTGCGACAGAAATCTCAGAACGTGTTTGAACTGAAAGCAGGAACTCTGTATCCGTTACTGCACAGTCTGGAGGATAAGGGATTTCTGACAGTATACGAACAGGAGGCAGCCGGAAAGACCAGAAAGTATTACAGTCTGACTGGACAGGGAAGGGGATTTCTGGAAAAAAAAGTAGAAGAATGGAAAGAGTATTCTGCAGCAGTGACCAACGTGCTTGTAATGGAGGTGTGATCTATGGACGAATATCTGAAAACATTACTGGAACAGATTCGCTGTAAGAAAGCGCGGCCTTATGTAAAACAGGAATTTCAGGATCATATAGAAGATCAGATCGAGGCAAATATGCAGGCAGGTATGGATCGTGAACAGGCAGAGAGGGAAGCTGTCCGGGATATGGGAGATCCTGTGGAAACAGGAATCTCTCTTGACAGTGTCCACAGGCCTCAGGTTGCATGGAAACTTCTGGGGATAATCGTTCTTATCAGCATTGCAGGCGTTTTGATACATGCAGGGATTGCCGGAAAAATCAGTGAGAACGCTGCGGCCGGTTCGGACAGATATGTGTTCCATGTTGTGATCGGACTTGCAGTTATGATGATTTTATATCTTCTGGATTACACTGTACTGGCAAGATTTTCGAAAATAATTGCCGTCATTTTACTGTTTGCCTGTCTGGTTACATTGTTGGGTGGCTATCAGTTAAATGGGGCAAGATGCTTCATTGTACTGCCGGGAGGAAGAGGAATATCCATGCAGACTCTGATGCTGTTTTATGTTCCCATATATGGAGCAATTTTGTATAAATATCATGGATGGGGATATAAGGGCTTGATAAGAGCAATCATATGGATGTTTGCACCGGTTATATTGGTCTATGCCATGCCTGCGCTTATGACAGCTTGTGTGATGTTGGTATCTATGCTGGTTATGCTGACAATCGCAATTCAAAAGAACTGGTTTACTGTGAGAAAAAGGAGAGCCATCTGTGGAATCTGGGCTGGCTTTCTGGCTATGCCTGTGGCAGCTTTTCTGATCAGGTATCTGAGAAGCAGTCTGACAAAATATCAGATCGCACGTTTACAGGCTGTTTTTTCAGGTGGTGGAGAAGAGGATTATTTCACCGAAATGCTGCATTCATTCTGGCAGCAAAATAAATGGATAGGGAAAAGTGAATCAGATGTAATGGGAAATCTACCGGCCTTTAATGCGGATTATATTCTGACCTATCTGTCATCTGTATATGGAACAATTGCAGCCATATTTTTATGCTGTGTTC from the Blautia wexlerae DSM 19850 genome contains:
- a CDS encoding M20 family metallopeptidase; protein product: MDIKEQIHGLTEEMLTNLGRLVAIDSQLGTPAEGKPFGEGPAKALEEGLKIAQELGFKTVNLDNYCGYAEMGEGDEIVGIAGHLDIVPVGGDWSYDPFKLTREGDYVYGRGTTDDKGPVLEALYAMKLLRDSGVKLNKRVRLIMGCNEETGSKCMEHYNEVAEELSCGFTPDASFPCIHGEKGLLQMMAYSKNTKIISADGGFVFNAVCDSSTIVVPAEEGLKERLEAVLAETKLQEYKVTEGNGQISIYAKGVPAHASTPTLGVNAIGVTFECLEKAGFKDDFVEFYNTHIGTSCDGEGIGLKFADEYGELTLCNGMIKTENDVISCTIDIRVPVTLKADEVRRMCESRLEDENGRIEILGIGDALFFPRESPLVNALYKAYTDVTGDTENKPMVIGGGTYAKSLKNIIAFGPEKPGIDYRIHSADEFILVSGMEEAVLVYMEAIKNLLAI
- a CDS encoding alpha/beta hydrolase; translation: MMEQLLNGEQNMKAAVFFPGIGYHCDKPLLYYSRKLAQECGYEETIALSYTYDGGNIRGNEEKMQQAFESLYEQAEKSLSAIDFDKYDEILFVAKSVGTIIASAYAEKHSIRCRQILYTPLKYTYNFVHRDAIAFIGTSDPWSIVPEVQALSQKQQVPMYTYKNANHSLETTDTLENLKILQDVMGKTKGFLERK
- a CDS encoding helix-turn-helix domain-containing protein translates to MNFQDQIQQIFGTTDIHELKQISRDADNYRCLNADMNNSIISEKKKNTGRKNSFTEEQLAHILALQDRGEKITDIARQYHVSRQTIYSQIKRAYNFSDDPDVKMRMNFMNHDDLCTTIDIDFRHEKIKIKNYTDQIIFRAFGVVTDPDWADFEYFLEERCFPRTRDHRKDILREMGLPFYDPLLIIEKTQGRMSDDHQWIMILKKEG
- a CDS encoding PadR family transcriptional regulator, translated to MAIEKSLVSGSMTMLILKLLSEKDMYGYEMIDTLRQKSQNVFELKAGTLYPLLHSLEDKGFLTVYEQEAAGKTRKYYSLTGQGRGFLEKKVEEWKEYSAAVTNVLVMEV
- a CDS encoding FtsW/RodA/SpoVE family cell cycle protein, yielding MDEYLKTLLEQIRCKKARPYVKQEFQDHIEDQIEANMQAGMDREQAEREAVRDMGDPVETGISLDSVHRPQVAWKLLGIIVLISIAGVLIHAGIAGKISENAAAGSDRYVFHVVIGLAVMMILYLLDYTVLARFSKIIAVILLFACLVTLLGGYQLNGARCFIVLPGGRGISMQTLMLFYVPIYGAILYKYHGWGYKGLIRAIIWMFAPVILVYAMPALMTACVMLVSMLVMLTIAIQKNWFTVRKRRAICGIWAGFLAMPVAAFLIRYLRSSLTKYQIARLQAVFSGGGEEDYFTEMLHSFWQQNKWIGKSESDVMGNLPAFNADYILTYLSSVYGTIAAIFLCCVLAVLIFAVFNTAMRQKNQLGMMMGCGCGIVFLINFFINILENLGIFPQSVTFLPFLSAGGSCIIVSYGLMGIVLSTYRYKNIYPRHLKIGFKFDKTKARKALYVSKMSMCIWTGGTVVVMCVAIYWDLCKSYMNIPFKIVTIVLTLLLVGNMRKIVQHNEMNR